The Haloterrigena turkmenica DSM 5511 genome includes the window TGGATCGTGTCCGTCGCCGTGTACTCGATGGTCATCGGATCGCCCTCGACGGGATCGGCGTCGAAGTACTTCGTCCGCGTGTTGTCATAGTACGCCACTTCGCCGTCGGGCGAGTAGACGGTGATCGTCCCGGCACGGCCCGACTCGGTGACGACCGTGTGGTTCTCCGTCTCCGGTGCCTCGGGAACCTCCTCCGCGGAGGCGGTCGAGAGATCGTCGTTCATCGACGCGCTCGCCACGGCGGCCGCCGAGAGGAGGATGACGGCCAGAAACACGACGCGGAGGCGGTTTCGCGAGAGCGCAGACCGGCCCCGGGAGACGCCCGACCGAACGGCCGCGAGCGGCGACTGCGAACGGTCAACCACGATTTACCACCCTCGAGTCTCGAAACGCCAGCTGGGAACCCATTGGGTTTCGTTTCCGGAGCGAAGTATTAGTGTTTTTTCTACCTGACTCGGTAGCGACGACGGCGATGGAAACGGCGGGGTACGAATTCGTCGCTCGAAGCCGATTCGGACCGCGCCGCACTGCATCCCGCTCACACACCGACGCGTTCCCGCGACCAAAAAGCGTATGCGACCGCTCCCGAACCTCCGCACCAACGGTGAGCGAAAGGGAATCTCTCCACTCCGGGACGGACCGCGCCGACGCCGCCCCGGTAGACGACGAGCGCCCGGTCCTCGAGTCCCGACGCCGTCGATTGCGTGCGTACCTCCGACACAACGGCGAACGGATCTGTCGCGACGCGGTCGTGTTGGCTAGTTGGGCGCTGGTAATGATGCTCTGGATTCAGGGGTTCGGCGTCCCGCGCTGGCTGTGTTACCTCGCCACGTTCGCGGGCGTCGTCGGCTACACGCAGGTGACTTCCCCGTGGGTGCGCCCGTACGTCAGTCCCGACGACCTCGAGTCGATCCCGGCGGACGGTCGGGGCCGGCGGCTACAGGAATCGAAGCAGCGGCACGAGTAGCGTCACGACCCAGAGGAGCGCGCCGAGGCGCACGAAGTCGTGGTCCTCCGGATCGACCCGCACGGTGTGGGACGCCCCCACGGCGATGAACCCGAGCGCGACGGCGGTCGAGAACCGGTGGACGAGCACGTTCAGCGGGAGCCGCGTCACGCCGAGCAGCGTGTAATCGAGAAGGATCGCGGTCGCGAAGCCGATCGAGCCGGCCGCGAACGCCGTCGGTCGGTCGAGCGACCGCGCGAAGTAGTACGTACAGACCGGCAAGCCGACGGCGAGCAGCGGGTAGAACGCCGCTGCGATGAACCGAGGATCGATCCCCTCGAGTCGCGCCTCGACGGCGATCGCACCGAACCGGACGAAGAGGTAGAGCCCGAGCAGCGAGCCTGCCAAACACAGCGCGCGCGGGACGCGGGCAGCGACCGAATTCGGGAACGAGGTCCGGGTCGACACCCGGCTCGCGAGCAACAGGCCGGGAAGGAGGCCGACGATCGCGACGTGGAACGGCGGGTCGCCGCTCTCGAGGTCGACGACCGTCACCCAGCCGTCGGAATCGAAGCCGCGGCCGTTTCCCAGGTGAACGCGCGAGACGTTCGAGACGTACCGCCGATCCATGAACTCGCGTTCGACGTAGCGCTGGGAGTCCTCGGCGCTGTCGACCGTGTGGCTGAGCCGGAACCAGTCCCAGTGTTCGCTGTGGGCCTGGATCGCGGTCCACTCCTCGTCGGGGTCGGGTGACTCGTAGGCGCGGATGTGCTCGCGCGAGCCGAGATAGTCGCCATCGTGGAGCTGGTAGCTCTCGTCGAGCCACACGCCCTCGTCCGTCTCGTTGCCCGTGGAGACGTAGACGTACCGCGTCGAGCCGTCGGCGCTTCGCCAGGCCGTTTCGGTCCCGACGACGTCCTCGGAGTCGGTCTCGCTCACGTCCTCCTCATCGGGCGCGGTCTCGTTCCAGTCGCCTCGACTCCGCTCTTCTAGGTGCCGGCGCGTCTCCGCCGGATCGCCGTTGATCAACACGTTGATCGCGAGCGTCCGTTCCTCGAAGGCCGTCGCGCTGCTCGTGTACGGCCACAGCGAGGTCTCGTCGCCGGTGCTCACAAGCTGCTGGTGTCGGTCGGCTCCGTGGCCGTCCGCCGACGTGGCGGCGGTCGATCCGAAAGCCAGTACGAAACACACGACGACGACCGCTCCGAGAGCGATCAGCGTCTGTCGCTCGATGGGCGGTCACCCCCGTCAGCGATCGTTCGAGTGTTCATCGGTAGAACGACGGGCCGGGCCCGTCAGGTGGCTACGTAGGACCCGTCTCGGTCCGCTTATAGGCTTTCTCGTCTCCGCTGTCGGGAGTTCTACCGGTGACTGTCAGGGTTTCGAACCGGTCGCGGCGACGCGCGATGTTGAAGCGAACGGGGGCAGTTCAGTCCATCTCCTCGGCGCGACGCGTCGTGAGAACGGGAACCGGCGACGTGCGGATAACGCGCTCCGTGAAGCTGCCGAGCAAATGGCGGTCGATACCGGTCCGGCCGTGGGTGCCCATCACGACGAGGTCGATCGCCTCCGCCTCGGCGTAGGCGAGGACCTCTCGAGGCACCGAGCCGGTCTCGATGGCGGTCTCGACGTCGTTGGCGCCCGCCCGCGTGGCGGTCGCCGCGTCCTCCTCGAGGGTCTCCCGTAAGTTCTCCTCGAGTTGGGCGGGGAGCGGGGCCGTTTCCGCGTCGGCGACCTCCGGCAGTTCGTCCATGACCGACAGCAGGTGCAGCGTCCCGCCACAGCGGTTCGCGAACTGCGCTCCCAGTTCGACCGCCGCCCTCGCGTGAACGCTCCCGTCAGTCGGTACGAGGACGTTTCCGTAGGGGTAGGTCGCCCTCGCGTCGTCGGCCGCGCGAACGGTCAGCACCGGCACCTCGCTCCGGTTGACGACGTAGTCGGTGACGCTGCCGAGGATGTACTCTCCCAGGCCGCGTCGGCCGTGGGCACCCATCACAACGAAATCGAAGGCGACGCCGTCCGCGTTGTCCGATTCCGATTCAGACTCGGCACCGGCGGTGACGAACTTGACGATCGTCTCGCGCGGTTCGCCCTGGACGACGTGCGTACTGACGGGCACGTCACGCTCCGCGGCCAGTTCGGCGGCCGCCGACACGATCTCTTTGCCTTCCTCCTCCAAGGCGTCGACGACCTGCGTGCCGAGACGCGTGAGACTCGGCTGGTTCGTGTCCGCGACGTTGAGGACATGCACGATGGCGTCCTGGTCAGCGGCGATATCCAGCGCGTGCTCGAGGGCCGCCCTCGCGGAGTCGCTCCCGTCGGTCGGCACGAGAATGCGAGTATCCATGCGCCGTGATTCGGGACGAATCCGCTTACGTCTATGGGACGACACTCGCAACGTGGGCGATGGAGAAGGGACCCAGCACCGTTCAGGCGCCGGGGATCCCGACGGCGTCGAAGGCGGTGACCCCGAGCGCGGCGAGGGCGTAGAGGACGACCAGCACCGTCACCCAGGCGACGAGACCGATCATCGCCGCGGCGGTCCAGTCGCCGGGGTACTGGAAGTTGATCACGGCGATGTACGCCAGCAGCGCCAGCAACGGCCCGAGCAGGGGGATCCACCCGACGAAGAAGCCGACGAGTCCCCAGACGATCGCCCCGATCAACGCGGTGACGATCGCGTGATCGTAGTCGTCGGCTCCGACGATGATGCGGGCGCCGACGTAGATTCCCAGTGCACCGATCAGCAGGCTCACCACGAAGACGATGGCTGACCCGATTGGTGACGCAGCGACCATTGTACCTGAACACACGTCAGATAGCCCGAACAGTCCACTGCTTGCAAGTTCTATACAGCGGTCATCGAGCGCGTATATTGTTGCTACGTCGCCGGAAGGAGGCGCTGATACGATGTTGGCACTGTCATCTGTCACGACAACTCTCACTCGGTGGACGAGCCGACCGGGTCGGCCGACGGTCGACTCGCCGTCGGTTCGAAGGCCGGCGATTGCACGAGACTCCGACCCGGGCACGACGACCGACGGCCGTGAAACCGCCGGAACCACGACGTTGATACGGCCGCCGCGTGTATCGGTCACCCATGGCGACCGATCAGGCCCAGCACGAGGCGGCCGACGACAGCTACGCGGCGCTCGAGGAACGCGTTCGGCGGATTACGAACGTTTCGAACGCCTCGGGCATCCTCCAGTGGGACCAGGAAGTCGTGATGCCCGACGAGGGGACCCCCGCCCGCGCACAGCAACTCTCGGCGCTGTCTTCGATCGGCCACGAACTCCTGACGGCCGACGAGACCGGTGCATTGCTCGAGGAACTGGAAGACGGCGAGACGACTCCGTCGTCTCGAGAAGACGGTGAAACCGCGAGTAGCGACCTTGGCGAGGAGCAGGCCGCCGTCGTCCGCGAGGTTCGCCGCAAGTACGACCGCGAGACCAGCGTCCCGCAAGACCTCGTCGAGGAGATTTCCGAGACGACGACCAACGCCCACCCCGCCTGGAAACAGGCCAAGGAGAACGACGACTTCGAGGAGTTCGCGCCCGTCCTCGAGAAACTCGTGGAACTCAAACGGGAGTACGCGGAGCACATCGATCCCGACGCCGACCCCTACGAGGTGCTGTTCTCGGACTACGAGCCCTACATCGACCTCGAGACGGCCGAACGGGTCCTCGAGCGTCT containing:
- a CDS encoding universal stress protein, whose protein sequence is MDTRILVPTDGSDSARAALEHALDIAADQDAIVHVLNVADTNQPSLTRLGTQVVDALEEEGKEIVSAAAELAAERDVPVSTHVVQGEPRETIVKFVTAGAESESESDNADGVAFDFVVMGAHGRRGLGEYILGSVTDYVVNRSEVPVLTVRAADDARATYPYGNVLVPTDGSVHARAAVELGAQFANRCGGTLHLLSVMDELPEVADAETAPLPAQLEENLRETLEEDAATATRAGANDVETAIETGSVPREVLAYAEAEAIDLVVMGTHGRTGIDRHLLGSFTERVIRTSPVPVLTTRRAEEMD